One genomic segment of Myripristis murdjan chromosome 20, fMyrMur1.1, whole genome shotgun sequence includes these proteins:
- the LOC115379018 gene encoding retinol dehydrogenase 12, which translates to MYCRSVCCNHWSSEERLEGKTVIITGANTGIGKETARDLARRGARIIMACRDLERAEEARAEILEDTGNENVVIRKLDLSDTRSIRAFAELINREEKQVNILINNAGIMMCPYSKTVDGFEMQLGVNHLGHFLLIYLLLDLIKRSSPARIIIVASVAHTWTGLHLDDINSEKSYDTMKAYGQSKLANVLTARSLAQRLQGTGVSVFSLHPGVVQSDLWRHQHQCIQVAVKIFRIFTKTTVEGAQTTIYCAVEPGLESQSGGYFSDCAPARCSRTASDDELAQKLWEISCSMLGISWE; encoded by the exons ATGTACTGCAg GAGTGTGTGCTGTAACCACTGGTCAtctgaggagaggctggaggggAAAACAGTCATCATCACAGGAGCCAACACCGGCATTGGCAAAGAGACCGCAAGGGACCTGGCTAGGAGAG GTGCACGCATCATCATGGCGTGCAGGGACCTGGAGAGGGCGGAGGAGGCCAGAGCCGAGATTTTGGAAGACACGGGAAACGAGAATGTGGTCATCAGGAAACTGGATCTGTCTGACACGAGGTCCATCAGGGCCTTCGCTGAGCTCATCAACAGAG AGGAGAAACAGGTTAATATCCTGATAAACAATGCTGGCATAATGATGTGTCCTTACTCCAAGACGGTTGATGGGTTTGAAATGCAGTTAGGAGTCAACCATCTGG GTCACTTCCTGTTGATCTACCTGCTGCTGGACCTCATCAAGCGTTCGTCTCCGGCCCGCATCATCATCGTGGCGTCGGTGGCCCACACCTGGACCGGTCTGCATCTGGACGACATCAACAGCGAGAAGAGCTACGACACGATGAAGGCCTACGGGCAGAGCAAGCTGGCCAACGTCCTCACTGCACGCTCACTGGCCCAGCGGTTACAAG gcACAGGGGTGAGTGTGTTCTCCCTGCACCCTGGGGTGGTGCAGTCGGACCTGTGGCGGCACCAGCACCAGTGCATCCAGGTGGCGGTGAAGATCTTCAGGATTTTCACCAAGACGACAGTGGAGGGCGCTCAGACCACCATCTACTGTGCTGTGGAGCCGGGCCTGGAGAGCCAGAGTGGAGGATACTTCAG TGACTGTGCCCCAGCGAGGTGCTCCAGGACGGCCTCAGACGACGAGCTGGCCCAGAAGCTGTGGGAGATCAGCTGCAGCATGCTGGGCATCAGCTGGGAGTGA
- the sec61g gene encoding protein transport protein Sec61 subunit gamma has translation MDQVMQFVEPSRQFVKDSIRLVKRCTKPDRKEFQKIAMATAIGFAIMGFIGFFVKLIHIPINNIIVGG, from the exons ATGGATCAGGTCATGCAGTTTGTTGAGCCCAGCCGGCAGTTCGTCAAAGACTCCATAAGGCTCGTCAAGAGGTGCACCAAGCCCGACAGGAAAG AGTTTCAGAAGATCGCCATGGCCACAGCGATTGGGTTTGCCATCATGGGCTTCATTGGTTTCTTCGTTAAGCTTATCCACATCCCCATCAACAACATCATCGT gGGCGGCTAA